Below is a window of Candidatus Parvarchaeota archaeon DNA.
TCTATGACAGGGCAATAAATGAAAAGCTTTCAGATTTCATAAATTCATATGTTGTTTGCAAGGAGTGCAAAAAGCCGGACACACGGCTGATGGAAGGCCAGCACGGGATTAAGACGCTTGTGTGCGAGGCGTGTGGCGCAAGGGCCCCGGTAAAGTAAAGTTCAGTTTGGAAAAATGAATCGGGATTGATGATATCTATGGTTTACAGAAAGCCGCCCCAGACACTTGGCAGGGTCAGGATGCCCGAGGGCAACGAGCAGTTTGGCGCAGTCATCTCCATGCTTGGCGGGGGCAGGCTGCTGGTTGAGTGCAAAGATGGCAAGGAGAGGATTTGCAGGA
It encodes the following:
- a CDS encoding translation initiation factor IF-2 subunit beta (eIF-2B; functions in the early steps of protein synthesis by forming a ternary complex with GTP and initiator tRNA) — protein: YDRAINEKLSDFINSYVVCKECKKPDTRLMEGQHGIKTLVCEACGARAPVK